From a single Brassica rapa cultivar Chiifu-401-42 chromosome A01, CAAS_Brap_v3.01, whole genome shotgun sequence genomic region:
- the LOC103838431 gene encoding uncharacterized protein LOC103838431 — protein sequence MNNSLYSNLYHVLNLRHEYPRDELQSDIVPWLLWRLWKCRNEFLFKGREYEARSVLRKVQEDVEEWRERKKEEASEAERVGARIPTTANQRCVWKPPPANWLKCNSDGAWNHNRVNSGLGWVLRNEKGNVLWAGAKAVTRAVSTIVTEAEALKWAVQNIVSLGYKYVIFESDSQTLVRMISGQEEVWPILQPIVEETRRLLSQVQFFQVCFYPRGGNKVADRIAKETYTFVSIVPKLYSVVPIWLKFQVMSDKTMYENSGGE from the coding sequence ATGAATAACTCCTTATACTCAAACCTCTACCATGTGCTCAACTTGAGGCATGAGTACCCGCGTGATGAGCTGCAGAGTGATATAGTTCCATGGTTGCTATGGCGCCTATGGAAATGCCGAaatgagtttctatttaagggGAGAGAATATGAGGCAAGGAGTGTCTTGAGAAAAGTGCAGGAGGATGTGGAAGAATGGAGGGAGAGGAAAAAGGAAGAAGCAAGTGAGGCAGAGAGAGTAGGGGCAAGAATACCCACAACCGCAAACCAACGTTGTGTTTGGAAACCTCCACCCGCCAACTGGCTGAAATGCAACAGCGATGGAGCATGGAACCACAATAGAGTTAACAGTGGGTTGGGGTGGGTCTTAAGAAATGAAAAGGGTAATGTGTTGTGGGCTGGGGCAAAAGCGGTGACAAGAGCAGTCTCCACCATCGTCACAGAAGCGGAAGCTCTTAAATGGGCAGTACAGAACATAGTTTCTCTTGGCTACAAGTATGTTATTTTTGAATCAGATTCCCAAACTTTAGTGAGGATGATAAGTGGCCAAGAGGAAGTGTGGCCGATACTGCAGCCTATAGTGGAGGAGACTCGCAGATTATTGTCACAAGTTCAGTTCTTTCAGGTGTGTTTTTACCCAAGAGGAGGGAATAAGGTTGCAGACAGGATAGCAAAGGAGACTTACACTTTTGTGTCTATTGTCCCTAAGTTATATTCTGTTGTGCCTATCTGGTTGAAATTTCAGGTTATGTCTGATAAAACAATGTATGAAAACAGTGGTGGTGAATGA
- the LOC103837889 gene encoding protein IDA-LIKE 4 has translation MVPPHPHYWRKRIPLNPQPQVLLLLVICFFFVHHCDASRASSPSSVSYRNPNNDHNRNTMRRGHFLGFLPRHFPVPASGPSRKHNDIGIQALLSP, from the coding sequence ATGGTTCCTCCACATCCGCATTACTGGAGAAAAAGAATACCACTAAACCCACAACCacaagttcttcttcttctggtcatctgcttcttcttcgtccACCACTGCGACGCCTCGAGAGCCTCGTCTCCATCAAGCGTTTCCTACAGAAATCCTAATAATGACCACAACAGAAATACCATGAGGAGAGGTCATTTCTTGGGGTTCTTGCCAAGACACTTCCCTGTTCCAGCTTCTGGTCCTTCACGAAAACACAACGACATTGGTATACAAGCCTTGTTGTCTCCATGA
- the LOC103837879 gene encoding putative 60S ribosomal protein L30-1, giving the protein MVAAKKTKKSHEGINSRLALVMKSGKYTLGYKSVLKSLRSSKGKLILISSNCPPLRRSEIEYYAMLAKVGVHHYNGNNVDLGTACGKYFRVSCLSIVDPGDSDIIKSLPGDQ; this is encoded by the exons ATGGTTGCGgcaaagaagacgaagaagtcCCATGAGGGAATCAACAGCAGATTAGCTCTGGTCATGAAGAGTGGCAAGTACACTCTTGGCTACAAATCTGTCCTCAAGTCCCTTCGCAGCTCCAAAG gtAAGTTGATTCTTATCTCTAGCAACTGCCCTCCTTTGAGGAGATCAGAGATTGAGTACTACGCTATGCTTGCTAAAGTTGGTGTTCATCACTACAATGGTAACAATGTCGATTTGGGCACTGCTTGTGGAAAGTACTTCCGTGTCTCATGTCTCAGCATTGTTGATCCTGGTGATTCCGACATCATCAAGTCACTTCCTGGAGACCAGTGA